The following proteins are co-located in the Siansivirga zeaxanthinifaciens CC-SAMT-1 genome:
- a CDS encoding Lrp/AsnC family transcriptional regulator — protein MTEKLDSIDLTILRILQNDSKKTNKEIATALNLTISPVYERIKRLENDGYIKKYVAVLDKKLLNYPVTAICMVSLRYHNEGFIDKFEQQIKELPEVQECYHMAGKVDFFLKINMKSLDHYHDFVRLKLSNISNIGVLESYFVLKEIKQSTEYVI, from the coding sequence ATGACCGAAAAACTAGATAGTATCGATTTAACAATATTAAGAATCTTACAAAACGATTCAAAAAAAACAAATAAAGAGATAGCCACTGCTTTAAATCTTACCATTTCCCCTGTTTACGAACGTATAAAACGTTTAGAAAATGATGGCTACATAAAAAAATATGTTGCCGTGCTAGATAAAAAGCTTTTAAATTACCCTGTAACCGCTATTTGCATGGTGTCTTTACGATACCACAACGAAGGTTTTATAGATAAATTTGAACAACAAATAAAAGAATTACCCGAAGTACAAGAATGCTACCATATGGCAGGGAAAGTCGATTTTTTTCTAAAAATAAACATGAAAAGTTTAGACCATTATCATGATTTTGTTCGTTTAAAATTATCTAATATTTCTAATATTGGTGTATTAGAGAGTTATTTTGTTTTAAAGGAAATTAAACAATCTACAGAATACGTTATTTAA